aaaaaaatgatataattaCACTTTTCAAATCAGCAAACACGAAATATTCCTCTGAGACTGTTAAATGGCAAGCCGCTTTAAAATGGGTTAGACATGACATTCATAACCGAGAGCAATATTTCCATGAACTTTTCAGTCTCCTGAGAATGCATTGCTTTTCGCTGGAATATCTAAAAGATAGTATACGATTTGAAAATCTGGTTCAAAAGTCTGAAAAATGTAATGCTCTACTGATGAATGAGTTCATACGCCGCCTGACTACAAAACCCAGAGAGAACCCTTCTCAGATGCAGAACGCTGGGCAGGTAGGGTTGCGAtactaaaatatgaaagttCTAAGAATAAGTTCTATTAGAATACAAACAAATTTGGTCGAAATGATAACAACTTATTTTCTAAAATCAGATGTACTGGATATTATGTCCTTTAtcatttcaacaaaattatcaCTAGAAATGTGAAAGGTTTATTACACGATAAATCTATTCGAAAAGGAAAATAGTTTGTAAACCTATGAAGGACATTTGTGTACTGCAGGCCTGAGTGCTGATGCGCTGATTATTGAACTTGacctaatttaaaataataacatattcataatttattacgaactcaaaaatgtcgtttttaaatattatctatagataataatataaattcattgATGGTGAAGATCATATGAGTcacatgcccaccacctcaacCAGGGTGCAATAAATTGCATAGGCAATGCCTGAATGCCGGAACGGAAGATTTTGATCCTTTTGAATATCAATTACATTGATTACATATCATTGGCTGGTTACACAGCCTCCTTATTGCTACTGAGCACAGGCATATTTGAAAGCAATGATGAATAGAAGTCCCTCAACTTGAGTCAATCACGGATCTAAGTGATAATTAGTTGAGTACAAATCTGAGtcatttaggataggataggattcaaatatttatctcgggggagaggaaattTGAGAGCAGACGGCTTAACcttatggtgaaccacggcctctcgtccagttaccattccatgtcgggtatgggattagtcagttACTTGTTTtgggaagcatggacttgatggtggaggaagccgtaacctaccaacggttacgtgaaccaccctacggtggcgaggagtccagcaatcctcgcacataaccaccctgcacgggattcgaacccctgtagggtaatcagaggtgcggtggcgagcgtatcccTAACGtgtagcacgatgagccacactgcTGCGCGCTTTCATTTAGATGACTCAAGTTACACTAAGTCATGATGACTTTAATTCAATTTAGTCaatgattgattttaaaaaGCTTGGTAATCTTACAATATAAGCTTTGGTGGTTAATTTTACAAAGTTAATTTTTGGAAATCAACATTTGCAGGCACTTTCACAACTGTTACGCCTTCCAATAGCCTGAAAATCATTCAAAGACAGCCAAGCAATGGAGTCATGTTGGAAAGAGTTTTGGGAGAATCGCTTCCCGGCTACAAGCAATGGCAAACACGGGAACTTGTATTCTCTTTCCAAGCTGGGGAAATGATGgtgagaaaatttaaaaattcagcgctccggaagtatgtgcaccaggatggtacacaacctgaaccctaacctggtacacatactatgttcaggttgtgcgccatcttggtgcacatacttctggagcaccgaaaaTTCTCAACTTATATTATCTCTTAATTGTATATTCATGTTTATGCAATAACTAAATGCAGTCCTATTTTTATTCTTAGTCTCTCTGTTCTATTGTTAGTGAAATTGATGAGTgggcaatatttttattcttgatCTGTctgttttattattgataaaatcAATGAGTCAGCATTACCAATTACCATTATCAATTGCAAAGAAAAGTGTAATAAAACAATTTAGTCCActaatatttgataatttttccatTCTCTCTTCTTTCATGATCCAAAGGTCCATATAAttcaggggtctcaaactcaatttacctggGAGACGGAGTCTGAGTGAGTCCGGGTCGCATcaggttttccacaataaaagcatAGCTTAGAAAGTTAAATCTTCTTTCTCTATTCTTCTATACGCAAAACATAAATGTTAGTAGTTCCGCGATGGACCTTGTTAGTTTTcggttgtgtttcagaaattcaagtatGAATTAAAGAACCCAATGATCATTCTGATGACTTGGGCATCGTAGCTTaaaattgcagtaatcaaaaattagtctagaaatagcagtGATACCTAGGCTAAACTTTTCTACCAGTACTATTGAAAAACAGGttgatgaattttttgaatCCAAATGATTATGTGAAACATATACCCCAGTTTATAGACTTCAACTCGCGAAGCCACCTTTAAACTAAGCACTAAGAAATTTGCAATGGTGACGTATAAGAAACAATTTTGGGGGTCTAAGGTCGGGGAAAAGGTCCGTGGAATATCATGcttacaggtacggtactagtaggttaccgtaccgcatatgCCTTTCGGGGGAtagattatgaaatattttgtttcgctCTACGTGTCCTGATTATATATTAAATGCATCGATCACTCTAACTGAGCTGAGTGACTTacgggccgcactaacattatACTTTCATACCAAGACGGGGGCCACAAACTATTGTCctgcgggccgcgagtttgagacctcTGATATAATTGATCTATATCTTCGAATTCCCTTACCCCCAAATTGGAATGAATATCAAGccaaataaattgtaaaaataactTTCTATTCATAGGGGAAGCTATACAAAGCTCAAGAGTTCGTTTCTTACCTACCTGACTCGCATGAAGGATGGAAAGTTCGGTATCTCATAAACAAAGCTTTTCAAGCTGGAATACTCTTTGGAGTTGAagaaatttcacaacaaaatgGAAGATTAATATGGAATCCTGACATTCCCAGCAAAACCAACAAAACAGGAGGAATTGCAAAGTaagtttttttactgttttacataataatgaaaattgtcATTGAAGACtaataaaaattatgtaaaaCTTGCCAGATATTATGAACTAAACTACATGCTTATTTATAATGAAGATAATGACCGCCGCATCTATGCACTTCAAAACCACGAAGTTGAATATGAAGAAAATATAGTGTGGTTTCTTTTTAGTAGAAAAAGCTCCCAATGCTTTGAATTTTATCCATTCCCACCAGACTGGCACTTGTATATAATGTTATTTCACATCCTCAGCATAACAATGACTTACATATTATTTGTGCATTCAGGCTTAAATAATAATGCACCATCTGATATCTGTCAGACTAGAATAGGCCTACTATTTATTGTGTATCACTCATATTGTCAAATGATAGATTTTCAACCAACTAAGCTAGTCCTGGAAAGGTAATTtaatttgctttttatttttactttatttcaaTGTGATTTTTCAATAGCCTGAAAGGATTGACATGGACTCTGATCTGACTGGAGATCTAACATATCTAACCTGTGTAATCAATAAATAACTGATGCAATACCTCTAAATTTAATCTTGGTTTTTTTAGCAATGGATATCCTGACTTGAACTATTTCCAGAATCTGCGTGATGCTCTGAATGCAAAGGGAATAGAGTAGATAGTGTATCTGGACAGCTTATATAAAATACTATTCTCGCATCATGATGACCCAATCTATATTAAAGGCAGTCATTGATATATAAGGATCTACTATTTGTTCCAGATCTGCATTACCCagccaatttattacacactgggtGAGGTGAGGAACATTGGATTTAAAGCCGGTATTTTTCAATACCACACTTTTAACACACGCAACTTATCGACGGAAAACTAATCATATATTATAGCGacattttttttactacattttATTCAACTAAGCAGTTAACATtcgcggttgggaaacactgttttCTACCTAGGACACGGAAATAATACCTATTAGTAAGTGCCGGTTAAATCGAACAATAAGTGTTTTTATGCCGCACTCTTCTTTTTATGgtttgaataaaattacttACACTACGTTggttatattttgatttggttTTAATGACGATGTAAAGCATGTAAAAGTTTCGATAGTGTGTATGCAACACTATGATGGTCGTATATCTACTGCTCGTGAGTGTATATTACCATCGAAAAGAGCGGTTATCCTGTTTTTTCCCGTTTGTGGTCCtttttcggcgctcccgaagtatgtgcaccaggatggcgcacaacctgaaccctaacctggtacaactactatgttcaggttgtgcgccatcttggtacagaTACTTCTGGAGGCCCCCTTTTTCTTGCCATGAatgagtttaaaataaaatatatatcaactaTACTACATACCAGCTTGCCAATAATTTACGGCATTGCTGGGTGATATACTTTGGCCTACCTGTTCTTAAATATGAAGTGGATACGCTGCTGTCGCACATAACGACCGCTACTTTTACTTTCTTCATCGCTTCGAAGCAACTCTTATTCTATCTAATACCTCCAAGCAGTTATCGGTTGGTGCTTGTCTAAGTTCGTGATGGAATTGGTATAAGCACgaaatacacaaaaaaacagATTATTAGCA
This genomic interval from Styela clava chromosome 15, kaStyClav1.hap1.2, whole genome shotgun sequence contains the following:
- the LOC120333681 gene encoding E3 ubiquitin-protein ligase DTX3L-like, whose amino-acid sequence is MLERVLGESLPGYKQWQTRELVFSFQAGEMMGKLYKAQEFVSYLPDSHEGWKVRYLINKAFQAGILFGVEEISQQNGRLIWNPDIPSKTNKTGGIANNGYPDLNYFQNLRDALNAKGIE